gaaaaaaagccacCATGTCAAACTATCCTATAAGTCTATTTGAACaagttgtgaccagggtggtattggtccctaAAATGTTGATCACACTTTACATCTCTTCGGTCCGTTTTTGTCTCTAAAAAAAGTTATATGTGGTACTCACTGACTTAttagatgttgtttttattgtagACATGCAAGTGTGGACCAAGTCAAGTCCTGCAGTGAGAGTTTAGCCGAACAGCTTGTTGTCTGGCTGGCttctcaaggtaaacatttttgTTGATGTTGCATATTATGGCTTATTCTCATTTTTGATTGTATTATTCAGGTTTCACCCTAAAGGACCTGGAGACCGTACCATTTGGTGTGGCTCTGCCCATACGAGAGGCCATCTACCACTGCCGTAAGCAGCCATGCGCCGATTGGTCGGAGGAAGTTTGCCTCCTGATTGGCCGGCAGGACCGGACGAGACAAGCCCACAACACCAACCCGGCGAAAAGCAAATCTGTGAGTGGAAATGTCGTTTCAGTTTGGCATAAGCGTTTTTTCGACATGCTACTTCATATTCTTGTGTACGTGTACAGTCTGTAGGTTCCAGCTTATCTTTGGAGCCTCCCGCGACCACCGAAGccgacgaagaggaggaggatggcaTGTCGGATATCATCCAGGAGGtacttcctttattttttttgtaggataTAGTGATGTTCGAGTCAATTTCCTCCTCTCATGCACGCGGTAGGTCACAGAACTGATCTGGAGTCATGATCTGAGAGTCCAGGAGGTCCGGAGGCTACTACAGAGCTCCAAGCCAGTCCGGGTCAGTGTCGTCCAGCTTCCAGAGGTCTCTGACCATGAGTACATCGAGGAGAAGGAGAACAAGTAAGTCTTTTTTGCATGTGTCCTGACAAAAAAGACTAGGACAATTTCCTCTTAGCAATTTGGATACCCTTTTCATCTTCTATTCATTTCAGACTCCTGCAACTGTGTCAAAGAACCATGTCGCTTCCAGTAGGAAGAGGGCTCTTCACAATGTTTTCCTACCAGCCTGTTCCAACAGAACTTTTACCCATTCCTAAACTTAATCTAACAGGTAcggaaataaacaaaacatgacGAGTAGGTATTTAAAATTTGTGTAGTCCCAATTTTATACCAGTATCATcattattttagcatttcttAGGAAAAACGATGCAGAAAGACAGTACTCACACTAATATTAATGCACTGCAATTAATGTTTTAATAAGTTATGATcttcttatgtattttttgtagaGAGTGTTAATGTTCTTGTTGTGGCTCAGGTCGTGCACCACCCAGGAATGCTATGGTGGACCTGAACAGCGGCAACATTGATGTACCCGCAAACATGACGAGTTGGCCTAGCTTCCACAACGGTGTGGCGGCTGGACTTAAGATTGCACCTGCCTCACAGGTGAGTAGGTTTTTTTCCTGATGTGTgcgcaaaaaaaacagaaagaagaAATCAATTCAATCTCTATTTATGTGTGTCTTATATGTCAGGTGGACTCGGCTTGGATcatttacaacaaaaacaagaaccaAGAGTTGGCCAACGAACACGCCGGCTTCCTCATGGCACTTGGCCTCAATGGGCACCTCACTAAGCTGGGGACACTCAACATACACGACTACCTTGCAAAGGTAGACAGACATGTCAATGTAAAAAGGTTGTAGCTCAACTTCATCCTTTCTTTGCCAGGGCCACGAGATGACCAGCATCGGGCTTCTAATCGGCGTGGCCGCAGCCCGACTGGGCACGATGGACATGACGACCACCAGCCTGCTTAGCATCCACATTCCGGCCTTGCTACCTCCTACCTCCACTGAGTTGGATGTTCCCCACAACATTCAAGTAAGATTGGCAGGCATTAACTCATTCGCTACATTGACAGCAGTATACTTACTTGGGACACCTGGCCTTGAATGATCATATTCTCGAGCCATTGACtgcagtagatgtccaatccatttggacaggGAGGGATGGTATCCCGTGGTCAATCGCTTACAGCAGTCAATCCtatccaaataaaaaacaacaacacactttTGCTTCATGTTTACAGGTTGCTTCTGTAATTGGCATTGGACTTGTGTACCAGGGAACAGGACACAGACACATGGCTGAAGTTCTCCTCTCTGAGATAGGTGAGCACCCAAGTGCTAATTTTCTTAACATGTGATTAAGTATAGCCATATAAATGATTGTGTGTATCCCTATGGGGGTTTATTTCAGGGCGGCCTCCAGGTCCAGAGATGGAATACTGCACAGATAGGGAGTCATACTCCCTAGCTGCAGGATTAGCTCTCGGAATGGTCTGCCTTGGAGTAAGTAAATCCATGAATTAGACGCACAGATGCAGGAAAAATAGTAGTTTATTGTTAGAAAATGACAGTACTTAATTTACTTCTTCTCCTGCAGCAAGGAAGCAACCTGATTGGGATGGGTGACCTCAATGTTCCTGAACAGTTGTATCAGTACATGGTAGGGGGACACCGCAAAGCCCCAGTCGGAGCTATCAGAGAGAGACACAGTTACCAGATCAAGGTACGTATCACTCAATATATTTTTGTGCTCCTCAAATAATGCACCATCAAACTGACTGAGGTGTGTTCATGTTTACAGGAAGGTGACACAATTAATGTAGACGTGACATGTCCTGGGGCCACATTGGCCCTCGCCATGATCTACCTAAAGACAAACAACCGGTGAGAAATGGGACTGATCTTGCAGATGAATTTCTACTATAGGGAAATCTTATTGAGATTTTATGCTCCACTAGGTCAATAGCTGATTGGCTGAAACCTCCAGACACTTGGTTCCTGCTGGATTTCATAAAACCAGAATTTCTCCTTCTAAGAGTTAGTCTCGTGTTATTTAAgatcaatttagattttttttttacaccccaACCTTGACCTTCTCATTGCTTTGTCCAGACGCTGGCAAGGTGCATCATCATGTGGGATGACATCGTACCTAAGAAAGAGTGGGTCAAAAGTAACATACCTCAGGTGAGAAAAAGGTAAGGTGGCCATTTTTTGTTAGGATTGATTTTTagatgtgtgttttgtttttcttattcaGATCATGAGGCGGACTGATATGGATTCACCAGAAAACATCAACACAGAGATTTGGATGTGAgtttttctgcaaaaacatGGATCTGTGTGATACTGGTGTTCTGTATAACTTGGAAAATGTGGTCTTCTCTGTTGATTACTCTTCTTGTTCTTCCATTCTCTCAGCCAAGTGCAAGACTACATTACGGCCGGAGCGTGCATGGCACTCGGCCTTCGCTTTGCAGGTTCTGCCAATTCGGACGCCTTTGACTGCCTCAATGAGTTTGCCAAGCGCTTCATGCAATCCATGTTTTCATACGGTACAGCCGCTGTGGTAAGTCTTAACATACCACATGTATTCACTTCAGCGCTgtgaaatatgtaaaaataagaGAGATGCGATAatgtttttgatgattttagTGATAATATCATCATATCAGACAGCACTAAGTCACCATATAATTTGCTGTCCACAAATGGTTCCTGCAGTTGCCGGGTTCCTACAATATGCAGACAGCACTGTCCATGATTCTCCTGTCCATGTCCATGGTGATGGCCGGCACGGGAAACTTGAAAGTGCTGCAGCTCTGCCGCTTCCTACACTACCGCACCGGAGGCGAGATGAACTACGGCTTCCACATGGCTCATCACATGGCGCTGGGCATGCTTTTCCTGGGAGGGGGAAGGTGACGTAATGACACACCAGCACATACAATTCCAATAGAGCGTAAAGATTGGGGACTGAAAATGTTCATCACAGTTCTAAATTGATTTTGTAAACAAATCATAGCATCCACTGTATTTGTTTCTGTTGTTTTAGAGGACCAGTCAATGACTgccaatttatttatgttctggCATTCCTTGTCAAAATTAGGATTAAAAGTAATCCTAGACTATAGTTTTCGGTCAGCGTTGATTTATCACCTCGTATGTGAGTGCCCTTTATCACTCGACCCATCCCTTCCCCCGCTCttcttttaataataataataataatggctcCTTGAGGCAAAGTACACACTTGAAACGGCACTCCCTATTAAGGTGGAGAGGCCGGCTGGTGGCTCGTGACATCGAGTTATTATCAAAACAGCATATTAAAATAGACTGTGTACACTTTCACACTGCCTTTTTCAAATATTGTAGTGAATAAAATGCTTTATGTTTAGGAtctattatatttttctaaCCAACAGGTTCACCTTGAGCACCTCCAACTCAGCTATTGCCGCCCTCTTGTGCGCACTCTATCCACACTTCCCCTCTCATAGTACAGACAACCGGTAAGATGAGTACACTGTTACATAATCTATTCTTTTCCTTCCTCTTTAAATCTTTCATTATATATCCGTGCAGCTATCACCTCCAGGCCCTGCGGCACCTGACCGTGCTGGCGGCCGAGACCCGCCTCCTCGTGCCGGTGGATGTGGATTCCCTCAAGCCTTGCTACGCTCTCCTGGATGTCACTTATAAGGTTACAGAAAGTCTTAGATTTGGTTTTACTATGTCATTGTACCTACTTCCCCCCCTGTGGTTGCATGCACTTCGTGTGTGAGTTTCCCTTCAGCTACTAAACTGCTGTTTCAATTGAGAAAGAAATGATTCCCTATTGAAATAGTTTCTGAAGTTGACATTTTCAGAAACATGGATCCCAAAgcttctggtgttttttttttaatttcatttgattttggaaaaaaCAGTAAAAGTGAGTCACACAAAGATGAATCTTatgtttcccttttttgttttttttaatgatatccttactaaacaactttaaaaatgcTTCTTAGTCTTACGATACATTGTGCTTGTTTTCTTGGTGtttccacagaaagtcacatgTTTGTAAATCCAGCTGTTCATATAAAATGGCCCATATCAGCACTAGTCGCCAAACTTATAGTTTTTTATGGCATACAATAACACTGCAATGTACCCAGAGGGTTGTTCTGTTTGACTGACCAGTTAAAACACTTGTTTGTCTCTTGTGGCAGAAAACCGAGTGGTATGATGAGACCACAGTCGAGCTGGTGGCGCCTACCATGCTACCTGAACTGAACCTTCTcaaacgggtaaaaaaaaaaagaaatgttccaCTACCGACACTCCATTTAGCATGGCATCCATACCTTCTCTGATGCTCTGGCAGGTTCGAGTGAAGGGTCCTCGATACTGGGAGCTGTCCATCGATCTGATCAAAGACGTTCAACACCTTATGTGAGAATACGgatatcaagtttttttttgctcagacacattttaaagtacattttgtcTCTCCCGGGGTTCAGGTCCATCCTCTCTCGGAACGGTGTTTTGTATGTGAAACTCCGTGCAGGACAGTTGCCATACAAGGATGATCCTCAGGGTTGGAAGAGCCTGTTGGCCTCTGCTGTTAAGCAACGCAACCCTGGAATCAGAGCCTTCAAGGTAAATAAGtcaaaaaatgatagaaaaaggtTGTATTTTTACCAATTTAGAAATATTGTAACTGATTTTAATTCtgccaaaaatctttttttaatttcctcaTTCTTAACTGGCTTAACTAATGGAGGTGAGGAAAGTTGCATGATGAATGCTGTTGAAATATAGAGGATTTGGATTTAGGTCAACCATATCCAATTAATTAGTGGCACGGCTATTCTTCACACACATTTTTGGTTTTGCTTTCAGTAAAATCAAAATGGAACTAATTTTATGGATGTGTGCACACAGGTGGAGGACATCTCCACCTTCACCTCAGAACCCACCCTGCTGTCTTTCGCTGAGTCCTTCTGCAAGACGTCAAATGGAATGGATCAGGTGAGTCTGCTTTAGTGCCGTGGACACCCAATCCATTCAAACCACTATGGTTGAAATATCTTAACAGAGGGAAGAGACGGTGGCATTATTTTCGGCCATGTTATACGAGTGCGTGACAAAGGAATGCCCAGAAATGCTGCCCACGTACGTGGCCATCGAACAGGTAAGTGCGTCAACGCGTCCGGTGTGATGTCATTCGTGCGCCTCTTAACAAGGTCTTGTTTACTTAGGCGGTTGGCGCGCTGTGTCGCGGCGAACTGCAGCACACCTTCGCCTTGTGGCAGATGCGTCTGGTGGTAGACCTTTGGGACGGGACCCTGAAACGTTCCGCTGACATCTGCGGTGCGATGCTCTCCTCTGAGTTTTTACCTGTAATGAAAAATAAGGTGGATCTGGCACTGGATTGCTGGCTCAAAGGTAACATTTTTGATGTCGGGATTCGAAATGGAAGCCAATATCATGACCTCTCTTAATGTGAATTGATCCTTTAGACAACAGTTCCGCGCTGAGGTCCTACATTGGTGGCAAGACCCTCTCTGGTGGTTCTGGCTCTCCCATCTTAGCCGGTGTTGTGATCTACCGCTCTGTTCCGTGCCTAAGGAATAAACTTGTGCATCTGCaaggtaaaaaaatactatacaatACTATGTAAAGCTGACCGCtgcagacactttaaccaatgggaGTTGTACTGAAACAGTAAGCACATCTCTTGGCATTTACTTTACATTCATAAATGATATCTTGTGCCCTGGCAGGCTGCACTTCACTCGGCGTCTTAATGACCAGCAGCAAACGGTTGGGAATCCCGATCAGAGACTTGTTGCGGCTCGcaccggtcctcctggagggtGCCACCGGGCTGAAGACACCTTTTCCACTCCAAAGGGTACACGGTGAAGCTCAGGTTATCTCCTAGCCTTAAATCCCATTCAGACTGGCCTTTCTGCACATGTGCATAGGTCCCAATGCAAACTGTTGTTGCATAATGTCAAGTTTACATGGAGGTTCTGTCAAGGTTTTTGGCCAGTTTGAGGGGAAACTCAATCATCTGTTTAAAGATGGTATgcatgaagttttttttctatttttcgcATAATATAAGGCTATGTTTACCTTTCGTTGTTATGTTAGTCATTTATTGCTAACTAGAATGCTGCTTTATACTTCTTTTATCAAAAAACAACTGTACAGAATGATATACGAGACTTATTTTGATGacccctaacaaaaaaaaatcctacccgtttagaacaattaaaaacaatttcaaacgATGACAGATTTATTTGAATTCCCTCTACCACCATTTGGCTCATTGTATGACACTTgtataactcattggctgccattggcattgctgcacgtccaatccattttgacagaacaaaacaaaaatttaacaacaacaaaaaaatatatatatttgttgttCAGAGGTCAGCATTGTCAATAAACAGGTTGacttattaaaatgaatgattctTTTGCTAATCATTTACTAAATTATGGTGGCCCTCGTTGACCCTTGTTGGCTAACATAACACTTCAAAAGGAAGCTTATAATTACAATTTGGTTCATGACTTTCACATTATTATTCATAATGTAATATTAGCAGGGTTTGCATTAACATATCTAGCCTTAAATTATAAAGTTTCTTTGCGGTAACCCTTTAGTTTGGCAATGAAAAACTTTTTGGGAAGTACAATGCATTCCAGCAATGGTCAAGACACAGCATTGATGTCTAATAATCTATTCTAATCTGTACTTTGCAGACTTTAGCAGCTGTGAGAACATTCCTTGGTGAATAAGAAACATGCAAACAAACGAGCGGCCTACGCCCTCTCCTCTCACGCGCTCTCCCAACCACATTCATAACATAACAGTGTTCTATTAACTCGGTCGCACCCGGATGCGCTATCTCGACGACATTTGCAAGATAAAACACCGCAGGGGATGTGTTGGCCTCTCTGATAGCGATTTTTGTTTCCTCGAAGTCATCTCGTTCTTAAATGCAAAGTGTTCAAACTGTCACCCTCTTTTAGTTGATGATTCAGGGCCATGTTTTAAAAGTTTGGCTGTAAACCGTCTTGTTTTACAATCTACAAGTCTCTTTTTCTTCTGACACGTCAAGAATTTAATTTACCAAGATAAACTCTTGATGTTTTATCACCCCATGTTTCTTGCTCTGCCAGTTTATGACTTATTATTAACTTCTATAGAGCAAGTgagaaagtaattaaaaaaaaaaacgctcaaGCCAATGCCATTTACAGCACTAAATGTCCAGTCCATTTTTATTGGGATATATTACAAATATACTCTtatttatagtatttattttcccATGCCCACACATATGCATagattcatgtatttttaaataaaaaataaaaggaaaataatttgGGAAAGATTCTCTAACAACCAAATTTAGTTAATAATAATTG
The nucleotide sequence above comes from Stigmatopora nigra isolate UIUO_SnigA chromosome 12, RoL_Snig_1.1, whole genome shotgun sequence. Encoded proteins:
- the anapc1 gene encoding anaphase-promoting complex subunit 1 isoform X3; protein product: MSDVVYEETATMIAAGELHPFVPFGRDHCRNHPNAFNLQLRELQPASELWSSDCAAGLAGSLQEVSLQERERESWQLRKGYVQSLEQDVEVEEELYVAGNVVVWTRGSRGQSSNVYKAFTVDSPVEQALWCDFPVLPSKKDDDTVERTVCIVQNGCINIHTVTGKDFLSPLPFQVSKVWPTKFGLLLQRKITAADGQFNSPGECLPTVFSMLHPIDEVAPWVCKTTGDGSRVEYISDPSMKIVFTCCRPSILVSYNTDQGIHSVWSLRKVTQEESCAVLGGPSEPFGEPLGFLATGVLMSHLRNNSHLESPCSSSSKAARFNPSVGSSGSIAANSPFHYNNLHSHQGRMSSPAIPSRIHSPGISKMADLSRDHSPGMAAPSLSGGARFNTSLHVSSPVGPHQGAGHSLNSTINETVMGPIVPELCMDHLWSETTACHSLDREMSSQASKVFLTSDLCENRYLCFLVESHQQLRCVKFMESNDMSQLIFTSVTNISAKDAEPLQNIGAMLVLEACGSLVLYTGVTRVSKVFVPGLLPSSALPTAGVQVSTPVNASNRHLQRLDETAMPSPVSEKRILNMKHHEGSFLEDYAFQQALPYINALRDPVSNRITLELSNGTLLRISIPNIATSELVKKCLQAIRFILPKEAAMKVLVKWYTINNAPGGTSVHSEWNYFVTCFLSLMGYNTERLTWTRNLHFEVPLSPVIAAKKARPCDEGSDEDWEYLLRSKYHRQMVSHCKPADSGVFNGSIIMESGDLSSSSPTLDNTAPLFTHIPALFYVLHLLYQELMLNELLRERATSSLVCLLQQLARDLHLADYLDLYWRDYPSLMSTFTESCYIDQSLIGQMQYPSFLRAEPPCIFSWLSSCLRREKVVPFPYLPGICHRVRLLILSYALYIGGDTNATTSNFSEYLMKLSPGQKTNEKHYGRHASVDQVKSCSESLAEQLVVWLASQGFTLKDLETVPFGVALPIREAIYHCRKQPCADWSEEVCLLIGRQDRTRQAHNTNPAKSKSSVGSSLSLEPPATTEADEEEEDGMSDIIQEVTELIWSHDLRVQEVRRLLQSSKPVRVSVVQLPEVSDHEYIEEKENKLLQLCQRTMSLPVGRGLFTMFSYQPVPTELLPIPKLNLTGRAPPRNAMVDLNSGNIDVPANMTSWPSFHNGVAAGLKIAPASQVDSAWIIYNKNKNQELANEHAGFLMALGLNGHLTKLGTLNIHDYLAKGHEMTSIGLLIGVAAARLGTMDMTTTSLLSIHIPALLPPTSTELDVPHNIQVASVIGIGLVYQGTGHRHMAEVLLSEIGRPPGPEMEYCTDRESYSLAAGLALGMVCLGQGSNLIGMGDLNVPEQLYQYMVGGHRKAPVGAIRERHSYQIKEGDTINVDVTCPGATLALAMIYLKTNNRSIADWLKPPDTWFLLDFIKPEFLLLRTLARCIIMWDDIVPKKEWVKSNIPQIMRRTDMDSPENINTEIWIQVQDYITAGACMALGLRFAGSANSDAFDCLNEFAKRFMQSMFSYGTAAVLPGSYNMQTALSMILLSMSMVMAGTGNLKVLQLCRFLHYRTGGEMNYGFHMAHHMALGMLFLGGGRFTLSTSNSAIAALLCALYPHFPSHSTDNRYHLQALRHLTVLAAETRLLVPVDVDSLKPCYALLDVTYKKTEWYDETTVELVAPTMLPELNLLKRVRVKGPRYWELSIDLIKDVQHLMSILSRNGVLYVKLRAGQLPYKDDPQGWKSLLASAVKQRNPGIRAFKVEDISTFTSEPTLLSFAESFCKTSNGMDQREETVALFSAMLYECVTKECPEMLPTYVAIEQAVGALCRGELQHTFALWQMRLVVDLWDGTLKRSADICGAMLSSEFLPVMKNKVDLALDCWLKDNSSALRSYIGGKTLSGGSGSPILAGVVIYRSVPCLRNKLVHLQGCTSLGVLMTSSKRLGIPIRDLLRLAPVLLEGATGLKTPFPLQRVHGEAQVIS
- the anapc1 gene encoding anaphase-promoting complex subunit 1 isoform X1 — its product is MSDVVYEETATMIAAGELHPFVPFGRDHCRNHPNAFNLQLRELQPASELWSSDCAAGLAGSLQEVSLQERERESWQLRKGYVQSLEQDVEVEEELYVAGNVVVWTRGSRGQSSNVYKAFTVDSPVEQALWCDFPVLPSKKDDDTVERTVCIVQNGCINIHTVTGKDFLSPLPFQVSKVWPTKFGLLLQRKITAADGQFNSPGECLPTVFSMLHPIDEVAPWVCKTTGKTHKWTVSGFVIYCFSPPGDGSRVEYISDPSMKIVFTCCRPSILVSYNTDQGIHSVWSLRKVTQEESCAVLGGPSEPFGEPLGFLATGVLMSHLRNNSHLESPCSSSSKAARFNPSVGSSGSIAANSPFHYNNLHSHQGRMSSPAIPSRIHSPGISKMADLSRDHSPGMAAPSLSGGARFNTSLHVSSPVGPHQGAGHSLNSTINETVMGPIVPELCMDHLWSETTACHSLDREMSSQASKVFLTSDLCENRYLCFLVESHQQLRCVKFMESNDMSQLIFTSVTNISAKDAEPLQNIGAMLVLEACGSLVLYTGVTRVSKVFVPGLLPSSALPTAGVQVSTPVNASNRHLQRLDETAMPSPVSEKRILNMKHHEGSFLEDYAFQQALPYINALRDPVSNRITLELSNGTLLRISIPNIATSELVKKCLQAIRFILPKEAAMKVLVKWYTINNAPGGTSVHSEWNYFVTCFLSLMGYNTERLTWTRNLHFEVPLSPVIAAKKARPCDEGSDEDWEYLLRSKYHRQMVSHCKPADSGVFNGSIIMESGDLSSSSPTLDNTAPLFTHIPALFYVLHLLYQELMLNELLRERATSSLVCLLQQLARDLHLADYLDLYWRDYPSLMSTFTESCYIDQSLIGQMQYPSFLRAEPPCIFSWLSSCLRREKVVPFPYLPGICHRVRLLILSYALYIGGDTNATTSNFSEYLMKLSPGQKTNEKHYGRHASVDQVKSCSESLAEQLVVWLASQGFTLKDLETVPFGVALPIREAIYHCRKQPCADWSEEVCLLIGRQDRTRQAHNTNPAKSKSSVGSSLSLEPPATTEADEEEEDGMSDIIQEVTELIWSHDLRVQEVRRLLQSSKPVRVSVVQLPEVSDHEYIEEKENKLLQLCQRTMSLPVGRGLFTMFSYQPVPTELLPIPKLNLTGRAPPRNAMVDLNSGNIDVPANMTSWPSFHNGVAAGLKIAPASQVDSAWIIYNKNKNQELANEHAGFLMALGLNGHLTKLGTLNIHDYLAKGHEMTSIGLLIGVAAARLGTMDMTTTSLLSIHIPALLPPTSTELDVPHNIQVASVIGIGLVYQGTGHRHMAEVLLSEIGRPPGPEMEYCTDRESYSLAAGLALGMVCLGQGSNLIGMGDLNVPEQLYQYMVGGHRKAPVGAIRERHSYQIKEGDTINVDVTCPGATLALAMIYLKTNNRSIADWLKPPDTWFLLDFIKPEFLLLRTLARCIIMWDDIVPKKEWVKSNIPQIMRRTDMDSPENINTEIWIQVQDYITAGACMALGLRFAGSANSDAFDCLNEFAKRFMQSMFSYGTAAVLPGSYNMQTALSMILLSMSMVMAGTGNLKVLQLCRFLHYRTGGEMNYGFHMAHHMALGMLFLGGGRFTLSTSNSAIAALLCALYPHFPSHSTDNRYHLQALRHLTVLAAETRLLVPVDVDSLKPCYALLDVTYKKTEWYDETTVELVAPTMLPELNLLKRVRVKGPRYWELSIDLIKDVQHLMSILSRNGVLYVKLRAGQLPYKDDPQGWKSLLASAVKQRNPGIRAFKVEDISTFTSEPTLLSFAESFCKTSNGMDQREETVALFSAMLYECVTKECPEMLPTYVAIEQAVGALCRGELQHTFALWQMRLVVDLWDGTLKRSADICGAMLSSEFLPVMKNKVDLALDCWLKDNSSALRSYIGGKTLSGGSGSPILAGVVIYRSVPCLRNKLVHLQGCTSLGVLMTSSKRLGIPIRDLLRLAPVLLEGATGLKTPFPLQRVHGEAQVIS
- the anapc1 gene encoding anaphase-promoting complex subunit 1 isoform X2, encoding MSDVVYEETATMIAAGELHPFVPFGRDHCRNHPNAFNLQLRELQPASELWSSDCAAGLAGSLQEVSLQERERESWQLRKGYVQSLEQDVEVEEELYVAGNVVVWTRGSRGQSSNVYKAFTVDSPVEQALWCDFPVLPSKKDDDTVERTVCIVQNGCINIHTVTGKDFLSPLPFQVSKVWPTKFGLLLQRKITAADGQFNSPGECLPTVFSMLHPIDEVAPWVCKTTGKTHKWTVSGFVIYCFSPPGDGSRVEYISDPSMKIVFTCCRPSILVSYNTDQGIHSVWSLRKVTQEESCAVLGGPSEPFGEPLGFLATGVLMSHLRNNSHLESPCSSSSKAARFNPSVGSSGSIAANSPFHYNNLHSHQGRMSSPAIPSRIHSPGISKMADLSRDHSPGMAAPSLSGGARFNTSLHVSSPVGPHQGAGHSLNSTINETVMGPIVPELCMDHLWSETTACHSLDREMSSQASKVFLTSDLCENRYLCFLVESHQQLRCVKFMESNDMSQLIFTSVTNISAKDAEPLQNIGAMLVLEACGSLVLYTGVTRVSKVFVPGLLPSSALPTAGVQVSTPVNASNRHLQRLDETAMPSPVSEKRILNMKHHEGSFLEDYAFQQALPYINALRDPVSNRITLELSNGTLLRISIPNIATSELVKKCLQAIRFILPKEAAMKVLVKWYTINNAPGGTSVHSEWNYFVTCFLSLMGYNTERLTWTRNLHFEVPLSPVIAAKKARPCDEGSDEDWEYLLRSKYHRQMVSHCKPADSGVFNGSIIMESGDLSSSSPTLDNTAPLFTHIPALFYVLHLLYQELMLNELLRERATSSLVCLLQQLARDLHLADYLDLYWRDYPSLMSTFTESCYIDQSLIGQMQYPSFLRAEPPCIFSWLSSCLRREKVVPFPYLPGICHRVRLLILSYALYIGGDTNATTSNFSEYLMKLSPGQKTNEKHYGRHASVDQVKSCSESLAEQLVVWLASQGFTLKDLETVPFGVALPIREAIYHCRKQPCADWSEEVCLLIGRQDRTRQAHNTNPAKSKSSVGSSLSLEPPATTEADEEEEDGMSDIIQEVTELIWSHDLRVQEVRRLLQSSKPVRVSVVQLPEVSDHEYIEEKENKLLQLCQRTMSLPVGRGLFTMFSYQPVPTELLPIPKLNLTGRAPPRNAMVDLNSGNIDVPANMTSWPSFHNGVAAGLKIAPASQVDSAWIIYNKNKNQELANEHAGFLMALGLNGHLTKLGTLNIHDYLAKGHEMTSIGLLIGVAAARLGTMDMTTTSLLSIHIPALLPPTSTELDVPHNIQVASVIGIGLVYQGTGHRHMAEVLLSEIGRPPGPEMEYCTDRESYSLAAGLALGMVCLGQGSNLIGMGDLNVPEQLYQYMVGGHRKAPVGAIRERHSYQIKEGDTINVDVTCPGATLALAMIYLKTNNRSIADWLKPPDTWFLLDFIKPEFLLLRTLARCIIMWDDIVPKKEWVKSNIPQIMRRTDMDSPENINTEIWIQVQDYITAGACMALGLRFAGSANSDAFDCLNEFAKRFMQSMFSYGTAAVLPGSYNMQTALSMILLSMSMVMAGTGNLKVLQLCRFLHYRTGGEMNYGFHMAHHMALGMLFLGGGRFTLSTSNSAIAALLCALYPHFPSHSTDNRYHLQALRHLTVLAAETRLLVPVDVDSLKPCYALLDVTYKKTEWYDETTVELVAPTMLPELNLLKRVRVKGPRYWELSIDLIKDVQHLMSILSRNGVLYVKLRAGQLPYKDDPQGWKSLLASAVKQRNPGIRAFKVEDISTFTSEPTLLSFAESFCKTSNGMDQREETVALFSAMLYECVTKECPEMLPTYVAIEQAVGALCRGELQHTFALWQMRLVVDLWDGTLKRSADICGAMLSSEFLPVMKNKVDLALDCWLKDNSSALRSYIGGKTLSGGSGSPILAGVVIYRSVPCLRNKLVHLQGCTSLGVLMTSSKRLGIPIRDLLRLAPVLLEGATGLKTPFPLQRVPMQTVVA